From Aliamphritea hakodatensis:
TGCTCCGCCAGAGATACCAGAAATGCCAGCGGGCGCCTCAGGGTCATAGCCATCAGCAGGCTGGCAATCACAATGCCAAACAGCCCTGTCAGCAGATAGTTAAACAGGGTCGTCTCAATGGTGCTTATATCCATTGATATATCGTCCAGCACAACCCAGTAAGCAGTACCGACAGCCACCCCCTGAAGGGGCTCCAGCAGGATTTCATAATCACTTTCCTGATAATGAATCCGGTAAACGCCTCCGTTTACACTGAAGGTTTCACGGCTGTTCAGTAATTCAAGAATCGGTTGATTTCGCTGCCGGTTAGTCAGAGAACTGATCAGCAGGCCCCAGTCATGTAACTCTCCGAGCTGCTCCGGGGCCCTCAGCGCCAAACCGATATCCAGTAAGGTTTGCTGTCTGACACTGTAAATCACATCATAAAGAAAGCTGCCAACCATCATGACACCGATACGGTGGTTATCCAGCAGCAGAGGAAGCAATACATAACGCACACACTCGGAGGTACAGATCAGCCTCCTTACGGGCCGTTCGGTTTCAATGACCCGCCGAATGTCTGAACCGGGAACAGTAATTTTATCTCCCCAGAACCCGCTCAGCTCTGCACGCTGGTCATACAGATAAATCGCACTGACAGCACCGCTGAGCTGCAGGGCATTAAAACGTCTGGCCACTGACTCTCTGAATCCGGCAAGCGCATCTTCCTGTCCGCTCGCCATACTGCGGGCATCGATAGAAATAAGCTCTGCCGTTTCCAGTAAACGTTCATAGGATACTTCCAGCGAGCCATTCAGACGGCCAATCTCAATTCGGTTAACGTATTCCCGTTGCCGGTCAAACTGCTGCTCAAGCTGATACATGGAAAATAACGCATATGCGCCCTGTACGCCGATCAGCACCAGCACCAGAATACAAAATATACGCCACTTCAAACTGATAAACCGGGTTGCTTCCATCATTCCTCAGCCCTGCTGTTAAAACCGGTAAGTGACTTGCAATGCAAATATGTTCCAGTACCGTGCGGCATCCGAATCGTCCGTATTATCCTGCTCCGGCAGCCAGCCGGTACCGTCAACATAGTGATACTCAGCCCGGATCAGCCAGGCAGGATCCGGCTGCCAGCCAACCCCCAGCGTGAGGTCTTTAGCAAAGAAGTTATAGGGGGCACGGCGAAAAGCAGCACTGTTTTCTTCCCCGTTCCGGTCAGACTTATCCAGATAGAGCACATCATAGCGGGCGATAAAATCCCAGCCTGGCGCAAAGCGGTACTGCGCCTGTAAATAGTAGGATTCAAACTCAGTCTGCGGGCGCTGAGTAAACACGCCCCCTAACTCGCGCCAGTCAACTTTGTGCCACATATATTCCGATGTAAAAGACCAGCGCTCGGTATTGTACTGGCCTGAAAGCACCGCCACATCCACCTTAAGATCCCCTTTGCTAAACTCTTTAAGGTCAGCGGGAAAACTGTTGCCGCTCTTAGGCTTATACCCCAGTTTAAATTCGGCCAGCGTCAGCCCGGCTCTGAAACGGTTTCCCTCTGAGCTGTAAATACCCCGCAACATCATCCCTTCAGAGTCATCAAAATGACCGCTGGCATCAAACGTCAGATAGGCATACTCAACATTTTCATCTTTACGGGGCATACCGTATACCAGATCCATATCCAGCCTGCCGCTGCCCAGATCCGTTCCGCCATACACTCCAAAACCGTCAACCGACAACTCGAGATCCCTGGCCTGATCAAAATACAGCGACTGAGGGAGGATGACAGACGGCCGGGTAAAGGCCACATCCCGGGTTTCATTATAAAAGCCGAAGGGGATCTTCAACCGCCCGGCCCGAACGCCATACTGCGCAACAGAGTTTTCAGCAATCCGGTAGTCCACCAAGGCGTAATCTATCTGTGGCGAGCCATCATCCACCTCGCCGGCACGGCGTGACATCAGCTGCCCGGCAATATGCAGCTGAGGCAATATTCTGTAACGGGCGTTCACCGCCACTTCCCTGAAATCAAAACTGCCGTCAGAACTATTTCCGTAAATATTATTATTGTCCGTATAGAAAAACCCCTGGGTTAAGAAGCCATTTATACTCAGCTCCTGAGCCAGAGCACCTGAAGGCAGTAATGACAAACCGCTTAGCAGTACCGCGCAAGCTCTAGTATTCATACACGACCCTCACGTTTTCCGTTCCTTTCAGATCCCCGTCGACATAGCCAATTGCCCCCTTACCTGCGGAGATCTTCTGCAACATTTCCTCTGCAGAAAACACCTGATGCGGCGCATCCCCGGAGCCGGTAAAAACCGCCCGGTCCCAGACTGCACGCAGTTGGTAAGGAAAGACTCTCAGATAACGTTTGGTAAAGCTAAGGTGCGCCGGATCATCGTCCGCAAAGACATACACCTCTACCGGCACGCCATCCTGCCAGTAATTGAGACGCATAGAGAAAACAGATAAAAGCAATTGCCGGCTGACAGACGCCGTATCAACATCAGGACTGACGATCACCGCCCCCGCCTGTAAATTCAGAGGGCTGAAGAGCAGCATAATAAACAGTGCTGATTTCCGTATCACTGCAAACATTACATGACCTGTTCAGTTGGCATGCAATCAGTATAAGTAAGGCTTTAGGGTATGAATACGATCTGAGGCACAGAGATATCCCAAAACGGAAACACAAAATACATTCAGTACGGGAAATATTGTTTGAAAACAGCAGGAAAACAAGGAAGTCTTGAAAAGAAGTGGCGTCCCATAGGGGGTTCGAACCCCTGTTACCGCCGTGAAAGGGCGGTGTCCTAGGCCACTAGACGAATGGGACGCATTTTACAGTCACACTGTAAATTGGAGCGGAATATCGGGCTCGAACCGACGACCTGAACCTTGGCAAGGTTCCGCTCTACCAACTGAGCTAATTCCGCCAAACCGGTGAAAATGGCGTCCCATAGGGGGTTCGAACCCCTGTTACCGCCGTGAAAGGGCGGTGTCCTAGACCACTAGACGAATGGGACGCAACAAATACTTAAGTTATTCGCAGACCTAAGTAACTTCCTCACCAGAGGAGGCGCGTATATTAATGAGTCATACCGGGTCCGTCAAGCAGCAAATTAAGTTTTTATAAAAGTTTTTTTGCAGCACTGGCCGGCTGTGATTCAGTGCAGAAATAACAGACACGCAGAAACGCTGCCAAAAGACAAAATCAGTGAAAAAACAGACAAGTAAAAATAACCGGGGGAAACATAAATACGATGAGAAAGGCAGGAATTGGAGCGGAATATCGGGCTCGAACCGACGACCTGAACCTTGGCAAGGTTCCGCTCTACCAACTGAGCTAATTCCGCGTCCTGCCAGAACGTACCTGAAGAAACAGGCAGTCTGAAAATGGCGTCCCATAGGGGGTTCGAACCCCTGTTACCGCCGTGAAAGGGCGGTGTCCTAGACCACTAGACGAATGGGACGCTGCGGCCTTCGTTAAAAGACGGTGCGTATACTATTGATCTGACGGCATCAGGTCAAGCACTCCGAAAAGATTTATATTAAAAATTAACTTTTTAGCGCTGCCTTCTGCATTGCAGAGGCCCGTTTGTCTGTTTTTCATACAGGCGTAACCGTTAAAGCACCTTGAGTCGCAAAAACCCGACAAAAACACTCTTTGCTAACACCGGCAAAATCGCCGAAGGTTACTAATAAATAAGGGGAAACATCCCAAATTCAATACAAAGATACTTGCACTATCAGATTGCATTAGGTCTTATTATCTAAGCTATCCGGGGACCCGCAACCGGACGAAAAATCATTACCGCTGAGGAGGGGTAATTCTATGTTCACACTGCACCATGTGCCCCACCGGGCGTATCATCTGGCAACGTTGTTTATTGTATTTGCTTTACTGGCATTTAATCCCTCGGTGTCACAGGCAAATCAGGTGTCAGCTAAAGATACCTATAAAGTATTCATTCTGCACAGCTACGAACTGGATCACGTGTGCGGACAACCGCAGAGCGCTGGTGTAACTGAAGCGCTTAACAACTCAGGATTCAGCGGTAAGCGGCTGACCATTGAAGCGTATGCAATGGATACCAAGCGTACCAACACCACACCACAGAGCATTGCCGCTCAGGCTGAAATCGCGTTGCAAAAAATCAGCGAATTCCAGCCTGACGTTCTGGTCACCCTGGACGATAACGCCTTTTATTCCGTTGTGGATGCGCTTGAAGATCCGGACCTTCCCGTGGTGTTCTCCGGACTGAACAACCTGCCGGGCCCGGATACCCAGACCCGCTGGCTGCAAAGCCGTAAGCAACCAGGGGCCAACGTCACCGGGGTTTATGAAAAAATTCACTTTGTTACCGCCGTGCAGGTGCAGCGCAACATTAATACAGAGTTGCGCAAAATGCTGGTACTTTCAGACAACTCACCAACGGGCAAAGCACTGATCAGACAGATCCGTGAAGAACTACAACAGAACCCGCTGGATATAGAATTTGAATACAGAATCACCGACAGCTGGGAGGAGTATCAGCAATTCATTACTGAAGCCAACGCCTCAGATATAAACTCCCTCTACCCTGTCGCCCTGCGCTTAATCGACCGTCTGGGAAAAACCTATACAGGTAACGAAATTTTGCAATGGACAGCAAAACACAGCCGTAAGCCGTCTATTCCGCTTAACTTCTCGTTTGTTCAGCTAGGCTTATTTGGCGGCGCCGGTGTCGATTTTCATGCTATGGGCTATCAGGCGGGCTTAAAAGCCGCAGCCATACTGCAGGGCGAGGAGCCCGGCAATATCCCGATTGACGACGCCAGGCGTTATGCGCTGGTCTTTAATCTGCCCCGGGCCCGGAATTTGGGTATAGAAATTCCGCAGGATATCTTACTGGCAGCAGATATTGTCTATACAGAATAATTACAACCAAGGTGAATCGATGGGCTATCGATCCAAACAATACAGCCTGAAAAAAATAATCTTGCTGACCATTGCCGGGCTGAGCACCGCTTCCACGCTCCTGACCGCCCTGCTGTTACATTACAATTATGACGGCAAACTGCTGCAGGAATTCCAAAGCAAGATTTCGACAGAAAGTCATAACGTCAGCCTTGGCCTGAGTAACAAGCTTAACCAGGTCACTCACCAGCTGAAAGAAATCAGCCTGGATAACTCCATCCGGGTAACCCTGATGCTTGAGGTCGACACCCAGCTTGAAGAGCGGCTTGCGGCTTATCAGGGCTATCCTGAAAATACCGAATTCTTCCTGTGGAGCAGCAAATCAAAGAACATTGCCGCCGCCACTGCCCCTGCCCTGATCGGCTTTGCACAGGCACTCATCAACGGCGAAGCAGGTGAGGGTCAGGCAATCCGGGGGGACGCTGGCAAATTTTTAATCGGCTATGTTCAGCCCATCAAGCGTAAAGGCGAGATGCTTGGTAAGGGCGTCGCCATATATACCTTTTCCGATGAGAGTATAAATACCCGCCAGTTTATGGCCGCTCCCGGCACAGAGGTTCTGATTTCAGGCAAGGAAGACGACTTCTTTCTCGATTCCGGTGAACCGGCGGTCCTGACACAGCAGGAACACGCCGCCCCCGTTCGCAGCTATGACGCGTATCACAATACACCTGCAGATCAGCTCACCCACGTCCAGCTTAACCGGCAGGAAGGCATCCTGCTGCGCTTACCCAGTTTCAGTAACCTGTACTACTTTGCCCCCAAGCAGGAACTGCAACAGGCGCAAATGGAAAGTACCTTTATATCTCTGGCCACCGGGCTGTTCTTTATCTGCCTGAGCATCATATTTGCGTTCTGGCTGACCCGGCGCATCGTACTGCCGCTGCAAACCATTTCAGATATGGCCAAATCCCTTTCAGAAGGTAAGGCCGACACCCTGATTCCGCATTCATCACTGACTGAACTCCACCAGTTCACCCGCTCACTGGTAGAAATCATGTCAAACCTCAAACAGGCGGAAAACAAGCTGCGCATCAACGAGCAACGCTTCCGTCAACTGTTTGAGTCCACCGACGGCATTGCTGTTCAGGGATATGACTCACAGCGTAAAGTGATTTTTTGGAACTCTGCCAGTGAAGAGCTTTACGGCTATTCCGCGAACGAAGCAATCGGACAACAATTTGAAGACCTGCTGCTGCAATCCCGACAGGCAGATCCCCTGCTTGGCCGGTTAATCGCTTTACAGGAAAAAGGCGAATCGCTGCCTTCCGGAGAGCAGCGCCTGCATCATAAGAACGGTGAACCGATTCCGGTTTTCTCCAGCCAGATGCTGCAGTACAACGTCGTCGGAGAGCCGGAACTGTTCCGTATCGACATTGATATACGCCAGCGCATTATTCTCGAACAGACACTGATCAAAACCCGTGACTGCCTCAGTGCCCTGATGGACAACATCGACTCCATCGTCTTTGTTGCTGACCTGGACACCCAGAGCATCATCTTTATTAATCAGTACGGCATGGACGTTCTCGGAGACGTCATAGGCCAGTGTCAGGGCAACCCGCTACAAACCACAGTCGAAGCCCCTTACGCCTGCCGCAAAAGCCTGCTGGAAGCCGACGGAACACCAAACGGCATTCACGTCTGGGAACAGTATGTCAGTGATACCGGCTGCTGGTACGAATGCCGTGACCAGGCCATTCAGTGGCTGGATGGCCACCTGGTCAGAATGCAGGTAGCCACCGATATTACTGCCCGCAAAATCTCAGAACATAAGCTGCTGCTTTCTGACGCGGTATTTAACACCACCAGTGAAGGGATCATGGTGCTGGATTCAGACTTCCGGATTCAGACTGTAAACCCGGCATTCAGTCATATCACCGGCTTCAGCGATCAGGAAGCAAAAGGCATGGCCTCCCCGCTGCTTAAAGCACCGGAACAGCACCGCAGCGATCAGGATAAAGCCATCCATCACGCAATGTCCGGCGCCGGACGCTGGGAAGGCGAAGTCTGGAGCCAGCGTAAAAACGGTGAAAGCTATCCGGAATGGATATCCATTAACCGGGCCAAGAACAGCCACGACAGCAATGATTTTTATGTGGTGCTCTTCCAGGATATAACCACCCGTAAAGAAGCCGACGAAAAGATTCTCTACCAGGCAAACTTTGACGCCCTTACCGGCCTGCCTAACCGAAACCTCTTTGCCCAGCGCTTACGTCAGGCCACTCTGGACGCCAAAGAACATAACACCGATGTCGCATTGCTCTTTATTGGTCTGGGACGCTTTAAACGTGTCAATGACAGCCTGGGCCACAACTACGGTGACATGCTGCTGATAGAAGCCGCTCAGCGCCTGCGGGCAGCGGTTAAAAGCAACGACACCGTTGGCCGACTTGGTGGTGATGAATTCAGCATCATCCTCTCAGATCTGAGAAACCCGGACAAAGTACAGGACATCGTTGAAAAAATTCTCGACAGCATTACCCGCCCATATATGCTGGAAGATAAAAAAGCCTATGTCGCTGCCAGCATCGGTATTACGCTGCACTCCAGTGACGGCAAAGACATCAATACTCTGATGAAAAATGCTGACACGGCCATGTCCATTGCCAAACGTCAGGATAACACCTACCGCTTCTTCACCCAGGACATGGACACTGAAGCACGTCTGCGCCATGATCTGGAAATAGAACTGCGCAGCGCGCTGAACACCCAGCAGTTCGTCCTTCATTACCAGCCGATCTATGACCCGTTCAGCGGCATTCAGTTAAGCACCGAAGCACTGGTACGCTGGATACACCCTGAAAAAGGGCTGATACCGCCGGACCAGTTTATTCCACTGGCGGAAGAAACTCAGCTGATCGTCCCACTGGGTTCTCAGATTCTCTTCCAGGCCTGTAAGGATGCTGCCAACTGGCCTGAAAACGAAGGTATTCAGCCAAGCGTTGCGGTCAACATATCCAGCCAGCAACTGTACCGCAGCGACATCATTCAGACGGTTAAACATGCACTGGAAATCAGCGGGCTGCCACCGGAACGCCTGGATCTGGAGATCACCGAAAGCGTCCTGCTGTCCGATGACACCGCCGTGATGGACACCCTGCTGGCAATCCGTCAGTTGGGGGTTGGGATATCCATAGACGACTTCGGCACCGGCTACTCTTCCCTGAGCTACCTGAAGAAATTCCCGGTTACCAAACTGAAAATCGACCGCTCCTTTATTGCTGACATTACCAAAGATACCGATGACCGGACGCTGGTACAGGCAATTCTGGCTATGGCAAAAGGCATGGGGCTCACCGTTGTTGCCGAAGGTGTAGAAGACGCAGAACAGCTGGAGTTCCTCCGTGAGCACCGCTGTGACCTGGTACAGGGATACTTCTTCAGCCGACCGATTCCCAATGAAGAGCTGCATGAGCTACTGGATCTCTCATTTGAAATCAGTGAAGTAGAAGATACCGAAAAATAAATGACAATTAGTCTCAAAAACAGTTGATAATAATTATCATTAAGATAATATAGATCCCGCTCGTAAGTGATCAGCAAAACCTCTCACCTCACCGGGAATTTGCTGCGGGAAGGTGCCTGATTTGGCCAGGCACTTTCTCAACCATACATTTACCGGCAACGGTTACACCCTGGCAGGTGCTGACCGTTAGCTACAGGCTCTTGTCATAAGTATTTTTTAACCGGATGCATGCATCCGGTTTTTTTTCGCCTGCGGTTTCTGTAAACCACTTTCAGATACATTATTCACAATTAAATGATAATAAATATCAAAACCAGTTGATAATCATTATCATTAATGTAATATAGATCCTGCTCGTAAGTAATCAGTAATACCTCTCACCTCACCGGGAATTTACTGAGAGAAAGTGTCTGATTTGGCCAGGCACTTTCTCAACCACTTACCTGCAACGGTAATGACTCTGGCAGGTTATTACCGTTAGCAATAGGCTCTTGTCATAAGTATTTTTACCGGGTGCTTGCACCCGGTTTTTTTTCGCCTGAAATCCTCCCATCTCCCCTCCTGTAGCAACAGATCCGGAAAACAATCACGGGCGGAGAAGCAGAGAAGCAGAGAAGCAGAGAAGCAGAGAAGCAGAGAAGCAGAGAAGCTGATATAAAATAAAAGGCACCTGAAGCTAGACTTCAGATGCCTCTAATATCAAATCAGCATTAATAACAGCAGCGTTGTCGCAATAGCAGTTACAACAGGAAAGCTAAGGACAGAAGTAATCGCCTGTGTATTGAAACTCATAACAACCTCCATGCTTAAAATCAGAGGCTATGATAACGACAAACTACCCACATGTAAATGATAATGATTATTATAAAGAATAACGGATTACCGTTTATCCTCTGTAAGCATCATGACACAAGCTCTGCATTCAGGTTTTGCGAAATCTCAGCTTCAAGCCCGGGCAAAATAAACGCTTCAGGTAGCGGCCTGCTATAAAGGTAGCCCTGCGCCTGATCGCAATTAAGCTCCATCAGCAATGCCCGCTCTTCTTCCGTTTCCACACCCTCTGCAATAACGGACATACGTAAAGCATGTCCCATCTGCAGAGACGCCTTAACGATCTGCAAACTGGAATTGTCGTTGGTGATCTCGCGGATAAAGCCCTGGTCCAGCTTCAGCTTATCAACCGGCAGGTTCTTCAGATACAACAGTGA
This genomic window contains:
- a CDS encoding porin — its product is MNTRACAVLLSGLSLLPSGALAQELSINGFLTQGFFYTDNNNIYGNSSDGSFDFREVAVNARYRILPQLHIAGQLMSRRAGEVDDGSPQIDYALVDYRIAENSVAQYGVRAGRLKIPFGFYNETRDVAFTRPSVILPQSLYFDQARDLELSVDGFGVYGGTDLGSGRLDMDLVYGMPRKDENVEYAYLTFDASGHFDDSEGMMLRGIYSSEGNRFRAGLTLAEFKLGYKPKSGNSFPADLKEFSKGDLKVDVAVLSGQYNTERWSFTSEYMWHKVDWRELGGVFTQRPQTEFESYYLQAQYRFAPGWDFIARYDVLYLDKSDRNGEENSAAFRRAPYNFFAKDLTLGVGWQPDPAWLIRAEYHYVDGTGWLPEQDNTDDSDAARYWNIFALQVTYRF
- a CDS encoding ABC transporter substrate-binding protein, with product MFTLHHVPHRAYHLATLFIVFALLAFNPSVSQANQVSAKDTYKVFILHSYELDHVCGQPQSAGVTEALNNSGFSGKRLTIEAYAMDTKRTNTTPQSIAAQAEIALQKISEFQPDVLVTLDDNAFYSVVDALEDPDLPVVFSGLNNLPGPDTQTRWLQSRKQPGANVTGVYEKIHFVTAVQVQRNINTELRKMLVLSDNSPTGKALIRQIREELQQNPLDIEFEYRITDSWEEYQQFITEANASDINSLYPVALRLIDRLGKTYTGNEILQWTAKHSRKPSIPLNFSFVQLGLFGGAGVDFHAMGYQAGLKAAAILQGEEPGNIPIDDARRYALVFNLPRARNLGIEIPQDILLAADIVYTE
- a CDS encoding bifunctional diguanylate cyclase/phosphodiesterase; its protein translation is MGYRSKQYSLKKIILLTIAGLSTASTLLTALLLHYNYDGKLLQEFQSKISTESHNVSLGLSNKLNQVTHQLKEISLDNSIRVTLMLEVDTQLEERLAAYQGYPENTEFFLWSSKSKNIAAATAPALIGFAQALINGEAGEGQAIRGDAGKFLIGYVQPIKRKGEMLGKGVAIYTFSDESINTRQFMAAPGTEVLISGKEDDFFLDSGEPAVLTQQEHAAPVRSYDAYHNTPADQLTHVQLNRQEGILLRLPSFSNLYYFAPKQELQQAQMESTFISLATGLFFICLSIIFAFWLTRRIVLPLQTISDMAKSLSEGKADTLIPHSSLTELHQFTRSLVEIMSNLKQAENKLRINEQRFRQLFESTDGIAVQGYDSQRKVIFWNSASEELYGYSANEAIGQQFEDLLLQSRQADPLLGRLIALQEKGESLPSGEQRLHHKNGEPIPVFSSQMLQYNVVGEPELFRIDIDIRQRIILEQTLIKTRDCLSALMDNIDSIVFVADLDTQSIIFINQYGMDVLGDVIGQCQGNPLQTTVEAPYACRKSLLEADGTPNGIHVWEQYVSDTGCWYECRDQAIQWLDGHLVRMQVATDITARKISEHKLLLSDAVFNTTSEGIMVLDSDFRIQTVNPAFSHITGFSDQEAKGMASPLLKAPEQHRSDQDKAIHHAMSGAGRWEGEVWSQRKNGESYPEWISINRAKNSHDSNDFYVVLFQDITTRKEADEKILYQANFDALTGLPNRNLFAQRLRQATLDAKEHNTDVALLFIGLGRFKRVNDSLGHNYGDMLLIEAAQRLRAAVKSNDTVGRLGGDEFSIILSDLRNPDKVQDIVEKILDSITRPYMLEDKKAYVAASIGITLHSSDGKDINTLMKNADTAMSIAKRQDNTYRFFTQDMDTEARLRHDLEIELRSALNTQQFVLHYQPIYDPFSGIQLSTEALVRWIHPEKGLIPPDQFIPLAEETQLIVPLGSQILFQACKDAANWPENEGIQPSVAVNISSQQLYRSDIIQTVKHALEISGLPPERLDLEITESVLLSDDTAVMDTLLAIRQLGVGISIDDFGTGYSSLSYLKKFPVTKLKIDRSFIADITKDTDDRTLVQAILAMAKGMGLTVVAEGVEDAEQLEFLREHRCDLVQGYFFSRPIPNEELHELLDLSFEISEVEDTEK